From Diospyros lotus cultivar Yz01 chromosome 4, ASM1463336v1, whole genome shotgun sequence, a single genomic window includes:
- the LOC127799378 gene encoding ubiquitin-like-specific protease ESD4, translating into MGALTSNRKRCDDDFTSLNFKTPSFYSLNLDDRIDTHISKKPKTSMSMHPSSGHPVSSASSRIYRYPEPVNQIRREVHAPCRLRKFGFWASSNREPRSSGTKEGLAEAMGNALSSHYDWAKTRAIETLRFLTKDKEVIDVDSETENDTVLEDSSIEEVEVLEDAREGRSVGSDSRDVNLKVDDAGKRLDILSLNQDSDVMGLLIHKKLLESAERRNPKLSSLSFQIELNEKRLASFQSLRPAKKPEEKDVHQDLLREPFTPLTEEEEAEVSRALSNSHRRRVLARHDNSNIEITGAVLQCLRPGAWLDDEVINLYLELLKEREKREPKKFLKCHFFNTFFYKKLIGGSNGYDFKSVRRWTTQKKLGYCLLECDKIFVPIHKEVHWCLAVINKKDKKLQYLDSLGGIDSRVLKVLARYFVDEVKDKSGKDIDISSWQEEYVEDLPQQENGWDCGVFMIKYVDFYSRGLGLCFNQEHMPYFRQRTAKEILRLKAE; encoded by the exons ATGGGTGCCCTAACCAGCAATCGTAAGCGCTGCGACGATGACTTCACCTCCTTGAATTTCAAAACCCCGTCTTTTTATTCGCTCAATTTGGATGATAGAATCGATACCCACATTTCGAAGAAGCCTAAAACTTCGATGTCTATGCATCCGAGTTCTGGGCACCCGGTTTCAAGTGCGTCTTCGAGGATTTATCGGTATCCCGAGCCAGTGAATCAAATTCGAAGGGAAGTTCATGCCCCTTGTAGATTGCGTAAGTTTGGATTTTGGGCGAGTTCGAATAGGGAGCCGAGGTCGAGCGGTACGAAGGAGGGTTTAGCTGAAGCAATGGGGAATGCTTTGAGTTCTCACTATGATTGGGCGAAGACTCGCGCTATTGAGACTTTACGGTTCTTGACGAAGGATAAGGAGGTCATTGATGTTGATTCAGAGACTGAGAACGATACTGTTTTGGAGGATTCGAGCATTGAGGAGGTAGAAGTTTTGGAAGATGCCCGTGAAGGGCGGTCCGTGGGTTCTGATTCGAGGGACGTGAATTTGAAAGTTGATGATGCGGGGAAAAGGTTGGACATACTCTCACTGAACCAGGATTCGGATGTTATGGGCTTGCTGATACACAAGAAATTGCTCGAGAGTGCAGAGAGGCGGAATCCTAAGTTGAGCAGCTTGAGCTTTCAAATAGAATTAAATGAGAAACGGCTTGCTTCATTTCAGTCGTTGCGTCCTGCAAAAAAACCGGAGGAGAAG GATGTACACCAAGACTTGCTTCGTGAACCTTTTACGCCTCTTacagaggaagaagaggctGAGGTTTCTAGGGCTTTATCAAACTCACATCG GAGGAGGGTTTTGGCCAGGCATGATAACTCTAACATTGAGATTACGGGTGCAGTTTTACAATGTTTGAGACCGGGTGCATGGTTGGATGATGAG GTCATAAACTTGTATCTTGAATTActaaaagagagggaaaagagggaGCCCAAAAAGTTTCTGAAGTGTCATTTCTTCAACACATTTTTTTACAAGAAG TTAATTGGTGGGAGTAACGGCTATGATTTTAAATCAGTGAGGAGATGGACTACCCAAAAGAAATTGGGATACTGTCTTCTTGAATGTGATAAA ATTTTTGTTCCTATCCACAAAGAAGTTCACTGGTGCTTGGCAGTTATAAACAAGAAGGATAAGAAGCTCCAGTATCTTGATTCATTAGGAGGAATTGATAGTCGAGTGCTGAAAGTACTG GCAAGGTACTTTGTTGATGAGGTGAAGGACAAGAGTGGAAAAGACATTGATATTAGTTCGTGGCAGGAAGAATATGTTGAGGACCTTCCTCAACAGGAGAACGG GTGGGATTGCGGTGTGTTCATGATTAAATATGTTGACTTCTATAGCAGGGGTCTAGGACTCTGTTTCAACCAG GAACATATGCCTTATTTCCGACAAAGGACTGCCAAGGAGATTTTAAGATTGAAGGCTGAGTGA
- the LOC127799379 gene encoding kinesin-like protein KIN-13A: MGGQMQQSNAAATALYDHHPGGGSLHNAGPGSDAGDAVMARWLQSAGLQHLASPLASTGTDHSLLPNLLMQGYGAQSAEENQRLFKLMRNLNLNGDSASEPYISTAQSSGGVGASEGFYYPEFRGDFGAGLLDLHAMDDTELLSEHVISEPFETSPFMPAVTQAYENDLNTIAGKQERGQIDTDAAVGLPSEKDSSTRENNVAKIKVVVRKRPLNKKEIARKEDDIVTVNDNAYLTVHEPKLKVDLTAYVEKHEFCFDAVLDEHVTNDEVYRETVQPIIPSIFQKTKATCFAYGQTGSGKTYTMQPLPLRAAEDLVRLLYHPTYRSQGFKLWLSFFEIYGGKLFDLLSDRKKLCMREDGRQQVCIVGLQEFEVSDVQIVKEYIERGNASRSTGSTGANEESSRSHAILQLAVKKHSEIKDSRKNNDGNEAKSGRVVGKISFIDLAGSERGADTTDNDRQTRIEGAEINKSLLALKECIRALDNDQIHIPFRGSKLTEVLRDSFVGNSKTVMISCISPNAGSCEHTLNTLRYADRVKSLSRSGNPKKDQVASSLPPTTKEFVSTSSVPVPADVEDVYEQQEVVVDTGRRFVEKESMPHNGREDGGMIGLALEREKQNFGGLTSQKNYSSSFSQNAFDTEERVQKVSPPRRKAHRDEKSEKPGNWPKKDGSGSDPSTTGYKQQNMSHLTSNSVGSREYEPEPPVPDGDINEILEEEEALIAAHRKEIEDTMEIVREEMKLLAEVDQPGSLIDNYVTQLSFVLSRKAAGLVSLQARLARFQHRLKEQEILSRKRVPR, translated from the exons GTGGCCAGATGCAGCAGAGCAATGCTGCGGCAACTGCTCTGTATGATCATCACCCTGGTGGAGGGTCCCTGCATAATGCGGGTCCCGGGAGCGACGCCGGCGATGCAGTCATGGCGAGGTGGCTCCAGTCTGCTGGGTTGCAGCATCTGGCCTCACCTTTGGCTTCTACTGGAACCGATCATAGCCTCCTGCCCAACCTTCTCATGCAG GGTTATGGAGCACAATCTGCTGAAGAGAATCAACGGCTTTTCAAACTAATGAGAAACCTTAATTTAAATGGAGATTCTGCTTCCGAGCCATACATTTCAACTGCCCAAAGTTCAGGTGGGGTTGGCGCATCAGAGGGTTTCTATTATCCTGAGTTTAGGGGGGATTTTGGGGCAGGCCTTTTGGATCTTCATGCTATGGATGATACAGAGCTTTTATCCGAG CATGTTATCTCAGAACCATTTGAGACATCACCTTTTATGCCTGCTGTCACACAAGCATATGAAAATGATCTTAATACAATTGCTGGCAAGCAAGAAAGAGGACAAATTGATACTGATGCTGCAGTTGGGTTACCTAGTGAAAAGGATAGCAGTACAAGGGAAAACAATGTGGCTAAGATAAAAGTTGTG GTCCGTAAGAGACCATTAAACAAGAAGGAGATTGCTCGGAAGGAAGATGACATTGTGACTGTTAATGACAATGCTTATTTAACTGTTCATGAACCCAAGCTAAAG GTGGACCTGACTGCATATGTGGAGAAGCATGAATTCTGTTTTGATGCAGTTCTAGATGAACATGTAACAAATGATGAG GTGTATCGTGAAACTGTGCAGCCAATTATTCCATCTATCTTCCAGAAAACAAAAGCAACATGTTTTGCATATGGTCAGACAG GAAGTGGTAAGACATATACAATGCAACCATTACCTCTCAGAGCTGCAGAAGATCTTGTTAGACTATTATACCATCCGACTTACCGCAGTCAGGGATTTAAATTGTGGCTTAGCTTTTTTGAAATCTATGGTGGAAAACTCTTTGATCTTCTCAGTGATAGAAA GAAACTTTGTATGAGAGAAGATGGGAGACAGCAAGTTTGCATTGTTGGACTGCAAGAATTTGAAGTTTCTGATGTTCAGATTGTTAAAGAATATATTGAGAGGGGAAATGCATCAAGAAGTACAGGGTCTACTGGTGCCAATGAGGAATCTTCGAGGTCACATGCTATTTTGCAATTGGCTGTCAAGAAACACAGTGAAATTAAAGACTCTAGGAAGAACAATGATGGAAATGAGGCTAAGAGTGGAAGGGTTGTGGGCAAGATTTCATTCATTGATCTTGCTGGTAGTGAAAGAGGAGCTGACACAACAGATAATGATCGTCAGACAAG GATTGAAGGAGCTGAAATTAACAAGAGTCTTTTGGCTCTTAAGGAGTGTATTCGTGCTCTTGATAATGACCAGATCCACATTCCATTTCGTGGAAGCAAACTCACTGAAGTTCTTCGTGACTCCTTTGTTGGCAACTCAAAAACTGTGATGATATCTTGTATTTCCCCAAATGCAGGCTCATGCGAACATACACTCAATACATTAAGATATGCTGATAG GGTTAAAAGTCTTTCAAGAAGTGGTAATCCAAAAAAGGACCAAGTCGCAAGCTCATTGCCACCTACCACCAAGGAATTTGTATCAACATCATCTGTTCCCGTTCCTGCTGATGTGGAGGATGTTTATGAGCAACAAGAAGTTGTAGTTGATACAGGTAGAAGGTTTGTAGAAAAAGAGAGCATGCCTCATAATGGCCGCGAGGATGGTGGAATGATTGGTCTTGCTCTAGAAAGGGAGAAACAAAATTTTGGGGGTTTGACAAGTCAAAAGAAttattcatcatcattttctcAAAACGCATTTGATACAGAAGAAAGAGTGCAGAAGGTGTCTCCACCTCGAAGAAAAGCTCATAGGGATGAAAAATCTGAAAAGCCAGGCAATTGGCCGAAAAAAGATGGCAGTGGATCAGATCCTTCTACCACAGGCTATAAGCAGCAAAATATGAGCCATCTTACCAGTAACAGTGTAGGATCCCGCGAATATGAACCTGAACCTCCTGTTCCTGATGGTGATATCAATGAAATACTTGAG GAAGAAGAGGCCTTAATTGCTGCACACAGAAAGGAAATTGAAGATACAATGGAAATTGTTCGTGAA GAAATGAAACTGCTGGCAGAAGTGGATCAACCAGGCAGTCTCATTGACAATTATGTGACTCAGCTGAGTTTTGTGCTCTCGCGCAAAGCAGCTGGGTTGGTCAGCCTGCAAGCTCGCCTTGCGAGGTTTCAGCATCGACTTAAAGAACAGGAGATCCTGAGCAGGAAGAGGGTACCCCGTTGA